GTTCGAGAAACTCACCGGCATCAAGGGCGCGTTCTCTACCCGCATGCTCTACGTGACGGCCGAGCGGTTCTCCGAGAACAACACCCGCTACACCCTGCAGCGTTCCGACTATGACGGCGCCCGTGCAGTGACCTTGCTGCAATCGCGCGAGCCGATCCTGTCGCCGCGCTTCGCCCCCGATGGCAAGCGCATCGCCTATGTGTCGTTCGAGCAGAAGCGTCCACGCATCTTCATGCAGCACATCGATACTGGTCGTCGCGAGCAGATCACCAACTTCGAAGGCCTCAACGGTGCGCCAGCCTGGTCGCCGGACGGTACTCGCCTGGCGTTCGTGCTGTCCAAGGACGGTAACCCGGACATCTACGTGATGAACCTGGCTTCGCGTTCGATCTCCCGCGTCACCAATGGCCCGGGCATCAACACCGAGCCGTTCTGGGGCAAGGATGGCTCGACCATCTACTTCACCTCAGACCGTGGCGGCAAGCCACAGATCTACAAGACCAGTGCCGGTGGCGGCGGTGCCGAACGCGTGACGTTCGTGGGTAACTACAACGCCAACCCTAAACTGTCGGCGGACGAAAAGACCCTGGTGATGATCCATCGCCAGGATGGTTTCACCAATTTCAAGGTGGCGGCCCAGGATTTGCAGCGCGGAAGTGTAAAAATCCTCACTGATAGCACTCTGGACGAGTCACCTACTGTTGCGCCCAACGGCACCATGGTAATCTACGCCACCCGCCAGCAGGGCCGGGGAGTCTTGATGCTCGTGTCCATTAATGGACGCGTGAGGCTCCCGCTTCCTACCGCTCAAGGCGAAGTCAGAGAACCGTCCTGGTCCCCTTACCTGAACTGACGCGGCGCTATACGTTTTACTTAACACACTGGGGTTCATTAGGAGTTTCACGATGGAAATGCTGAAGTTTGGTAAATTTGCTGCGCTGGCTCTGGCCATGGCTGTAGCTGTAGGTTGCTCGTCCAAAGGCGGCGACAATGCCGGTGAAGGCGCTGTTGATCCAAACGCTGGTTACGGCGCTAACACTGGTGCAGTTGACGGCTCCCTGAGCGAAGAAGCTGCTCTGCGCGCAATCACCACCTTCTACTTCGAATACGACAGCTCGGACCTGAAGCCAGAAGCCATGCGCGCTCTGGACGTTCACGCCAAGGACCTGAAAGCAAACGGCGCTCGCGTCGTTCTGGAAGGCAACACCGACGAACGTGGTACTCGTGAGTACAACATGGCACTGGGCGAGCGTCGTGCGAAAGCCGTTCAACGCTACCTGGTACTGCAAGGTGTTTCCCCAGCTCAGCTGGAACTGGTTTCCTACGGCGAAGAGCGTCCAGTTGCCACCGGCAACGACGAGCAGTCCTGGGCTCAAAACCGTCGCGTCGAACTGCGTAAGTAATTCGTCATGCGAACGTGCCGTCGTGCTGTAACTGTTCTGGCTCTCAGCCTCGCGCCGCTTGCGGCGTGGGCTGCGGTTCCTGTGGTCGATAACGATGCCGGCTATAACAATAGCGGGAGCAGTTATCCGCCTGCAGGTTACGGTACGAACGGCGCCTATGCCGGGGGAGGGGTTTCGGCCCCTGTCTCGGCACAGGGCCAGCTGTTCAACCAACTGCAGCAAATGCAGGATCAGATCTCGCGCCAACAGGGTGTGATCGAAGAACTGCAAAATGATATTTCGCGCATGAAGCAGGAAAACCTGGAGCGATACCAGGATCTTGATCGGCGCATAGGATCCGGCGTTGCACCTGCCGCGACTCCTGAGAATTCTCCTGCCGGTGGCGACTTGAACGCCCCCGGTGCAGCCGCAGGTGCGGGGGCTGCTGCTCCGGCAGCGCCTGCCGCCGGTGGCGAACCGGCTGATCCGGCGAAGGAAAAGCTCTATTACGACGCTGCCTTCGACTTGATCAAGGCCAAGGATTTCGACAAGGCCAGCCAGGCCTTTGCCGCTTTCCTGCGCAAATACCCAAACAGCCAGTACGCGGGCAATGCCCAATACTGGCTGGGCGAAGTGAACCTGGCCAAGGGCGATCTGCAAGGCGCTGGCCAGGCGTTCGCCAAGGTTTCGCAGCTGTATCCCAAGCACGCCAAAGTGCCGGATTCGCTGTACAAGCTGGCTGACGTAGAGCGCCGCCTGGGTCACACCGACAAGGTCAAAGGCATTCTGCAGCAGGTGGTGGCCCAATATCCGGGTACGTCGGCTGCCCAATTGGCCCAGCGTGATCTGCAACGCATGTAAGCCGGCTTGACCTGTTTTGAAGAAACCCGCGCTTGTCGCGGGTTTTTTCGTTAGAATTCACGCCCTTTTTATGAAACACGCTTTTTGGGATCTGCGCGTTGGCGGGGTTCCTTGAAGTGCCTGACGGAGGCGGACAGCCTGTTTAGCTGTTACGCCCGTGGCGACTATGCAAGACACATTGAGAATCACCGAAGTTTTTTACTCGTTGCAGGGTGAAACGCGGACGGCTGGGCTGCCCACCGTATTTGTGCGCCTCACCGGTTGCCCATTGCGTTGCCAGTACTGCGACAGTGCCTACGCCTTCAGCGGCGGCACCTTGCGAACCCTCGACGATATCCTGGAGCAAGTGGCCAGTTATCGTCCGCGTTATGTCTGCGTCACCGGTGGTGAGCCATTGGCGCAACCCAACGCCATCCCGTTGCTCAAGCAGTTGTGTGATGCCGGTTACGAGGTTTCGCTGGAAACCAGCGGGGCCCTGGATATCTCGGCCGTCGACCCGCGCGTCAGTCGCGTCGTGGACCTGAAGACTCCAGGCTCCAAGGAAGCGCACCGCAACCGTTACGAGAATATCGAGTTGCTGACCCCCAACGATCAGGTCAAGTTCGTGATCTGTTCGCGGGAAGATTATGACTGGGCCGTCTCGAAGCTGATTCAGTACGGGCTCGACCAGCGGGCTGGCGAAGTGTTGTTATCGCCGAGCCATCACGATTTGAGCGCCCGGGAACTGGCGGATTGGGTGGTGGCGGATAACCTGCCGGTGCGCTTGCAATTGCAGCTGCATAAATATCTTTGGAACGACGAGCCGGGGCGCTGACATGACTGAACATTCGAACATTACGCAAAAACGTGCGGTCATCCTGTTGTCCGGTGGCCTGGATTCAGCCACTGTCGTGGCCATGGCCCGTGCCGACGGTTACCGCTGCTACACCATGAGTTTCGACTATGGCCAGCGCCACCGCGCTGAACTGCACGCCGCCGAACGAGTTGCCCAGGACCAAGGCGTGGTGGAACACAAAGTGATCGGCCTGAACCTCAACGGCATCGGCGGCTCGGCGTTGACCGACAGCTCCATCGACGTGCCCGAGGTGCCTGGCGAAGGCATCCCGGTGA
The sequence above is drawn from the Pseudomonas sp. St316 genome and encodes:
- the queE gene encoding 7-carboxy-7-deazaguanine synthase QueE, with the protein product MQDTLRITEVFYSLQGETRTAGLPTVFVRLTGCPLRCQYCDSAYAFSGGTLRTLDDILEQVASYRPRYVCVTGGEPLAQPNAIPLLKQLCDAGYEVSLETSGALDISAVDPRVSRVVDLKTPGSKEAHRNRYENIELLTPNDQVKFVICSREDYDWAVSKLIQYGLDQRAGEVLLSPSHHDLSARELADWVVADNLPVRLQLQLHKYLWNDEPGR
- the ybgF gene encoding tol-pal system protein YbgF, whose product is MRTCRRAVTVLALSLAPLAAWAAVPVVDNDAGYNNSGSSYPPAGYGTNGAYAGGGVSAPVSAQGQLFNQLQQMQDQISRQQGVIEELQNDISRMKQENLERYQDLDRRIGSGVAPAATPENSPAGGDLNAPGAAAGAGAAAPAAPAAGGEPADPAKEKLYYDAAFDLIKAKDFDKASQAFAAFLRKYPNSQYAGNAQYWLGEVNLAKGDLQGAGQAFAKVSQLYPKHAKVPDSLYKLADVERRLGHTDKVKGILQQVVAQYPGTSAAQLAQRDLQRM
- the tolB gene encoding Tol-Pal system beta propeller repeat protein TolB, whose product is MLVVICCLAGIAVADEKNILVTSGSDRATPIAVVPFGWQGGSVLPDDMAEIIGNDLRNSGYYAPIPKQNMISLPTQASEVIYRDWKALGAQYIMVGSIVPAGGRLQVQYALFNVATEQQVLTGSVSGSVDQLRDMAHYIADQSFEKLTGIKGAFSTRMLYVTAERFSENNTRYTLQRSDYDGARAVTLLQSREPILSPRFAPDGKRIAYVSFEQKRPRIFMQHIDTGRREQITNFEGLNGAPAWSPDGTRLAFVLSKDGNPDIYVMNLASRSISRVTNGPGINTEPFWGKDGSTIYFTSDRGGKPQIYKTSAGGGGAERVTFVGNYNANPKLSADEKTLVMIHRQDGFTNFKVAAQDLQRGSVKILTDSTLDESPTVAPNGTMVIYATRQQGRGVLMLVSINGRVRLPLPTAQGEVREPSWSPYLN
- the pal gene encoding peptidoglycan-associated lipoprotein Pal, coding for MEMLKFGKFAALALAMAVAVGCSSKGGDNAGEGAVDPNAGYGANTGAVDGSLSEEAALRAITTFYFEYDSSDLKPEAMRALDVHAKDLKANGARVVLEGNTDERGTREYNMALGERRAKAVQRYLVLQGVSPAQLELVSYGEERPVATGNDEQSWAQNRRVELRK